In one Lujinxingia vulgaris genomic region, the following are encoded:
- a CDS encoding MXAN_2562 family outer membrane beta-barrel protein, giving the protein MNLPNRARRIFGPLVSASVVMMAATLWAASASAQSPANGFFEFKGGAYRPMVDQEFGEGGGPFEAFFGGDSMFLGEVQYDHHLWDGFGKLGLAFNAGYGSVSGRLRLPDGAEVDLTDEARFRVIPLRAGLVYRYDYSALHHRIPLVPKLAAGLDYHLWRVVGADGETAGTEAQRASGGKFGWHVTAGLNFHLDFIDEGSAAAFDMSWGINNSYLFAEYTWANVDNFGGEGIDLSARHFAFGLAFEY; this is encoded by the coding sequence ATGAACCTCCCCAACCGAGCTCGCCGCATCTTCGGCCCGCTCGTCAGTGCCAGTGTCGTGATGATGGCCGCCACGCTGTGGGCGGCCTCGGCCAGCGCGCAGTCGCCGGCCAATGGTTTTTTTGAGTTTAAGGGTGGCGCGTACCGCCCGATGGTCGACCAGGAGTTCGGCGAGGGGGGCGGCCCCTTTGAGGCGTTCTTCGGGGGCGACTCGATGTTTCTGGGGGAGGTGCAGTACGACCACCACCTCTGGGATGGCTTTGGGAAACTGGGCCTGGCGTTTAACGCCGGCTACGGCTCGGTGAGCGGGCGTCTGCGCCTGCCCGACGGCGCGGAGGTGGATCTGACCGATGAGGCGCGTTTCCGGGTTATTCCGCTGCGCGCCGGGCTGGTGTACCGCTACGACTACAGCGCGCTGCATCACCGCATCCCGCTGGTGCCCAAGCTCGCTGCCGGGCTCGACTACCACCTCTGGCGCGTGGTCGGGGCCGATGGCGAGACCGCGGGCACGGAAGCGCAACGCGCCTCGGGGGGTAAGTTCGGCTGGCACGTTACCGCCGGTCTGAACTTCCACCTGGACTTCATCGACGAGGGTAGCGCGGCGGCCTTTGATATGAGCTGGGGCATCAACAACTCGTATCTTTTTGCCGAATACACCTGGGCCAACGTCGACAACTTTGGCGGCGAAGGCATCGACCTGAGCGCGCGTCATTTCGCGTTCGGGCTGGCGTTTGAGTACTGA
- a CDS encoding aspartate-semialdehyde dehydrogenase, producing the protein MKKPNVALVGATGAVGREMLAILEERDFPLGELRLMASSRSAGATVQAMGRTTVIEDLDEASFEGVDIVLSSAGGAVSKAFAPRAVEAGAVVIDNTSAFRMDPDVPLVVPEVNPQAIAQHKGIIANPNCSTIQLVCVLEPLKKAAGLKRVVVSTYQSASGAGQKGVDELLAGARAYLGGEQESKPATFAHPLAFEALPQIDVFMDDGFTREEEKMMRETRKIMGLEGVEIAATCVRVPVVRGHGESVMVDLERALGVEEVRELLREAAGVAVLDDPAQNAYPLARKAAGTDPCWVGRLRQDRDRPNTLHFWVVADNLRKGAALNAVQIAEALIAQ; encoded by the coding sequence ATGAAAAAACCAAACGTGGCCCTGGTGGGTGCAACCGGCGCGGTAGGCCGCGAGATGCTGGCGATCTTAGAAGAGCGCGATTTCCCGCTTGGCGAGCTGCGCCTGATGGCCTCGTCGCGCTCGGCCGGGGCGACGGTCCAGGCGATGGGTCGGACCACGGTGATCGAAGATCTGGATGAAGCCAGCTTTGAGGGCGTGGACATCGTGCTCAGCTCGGCCGGCGGCGCGGTGAGCAAGGCCTTTGCGCCGCGGGCGGTCGAGGCGGGCGCGGTGGTCATCGACAACACCAGCGCGTTTCGCATGGACCCGGACGTGCCGTTGGTGGTGCCGGAGGTCAACCCGCAGGCAATTGCGCAGCATAAGGGCATTATCGCCAACCCGAACTGCTCGACGATCCAGCTGGTGTGTGTGCTGGAGCCCTTGAAGAAGGCCGCGGGCCTGAAACGCGTGGTCGTGAGCACCTACCAGTCGGCCTCGGGCGCGGGTCAAAAAGGCGTCGACGAGCTCCTGGCCGGGGCGCGGGCGTATCTGGGCGGGGAACAAGAATCGAAGCCGGCGACGTTTGCGCATCCACTGGCGTTTGAGGCACTGCCGCAGATCGACGTGTTTATGGATGACGGCTTTACCCGCGAAGAAGAAAAGATGATGCGCGAGACACGCAAAATCATGGGTCTTGAAGGCGTGGAGATCGCCGCGACCTGTGTGCGCGTGCCGGTGGTGCGTGGTCACGGAGAGTCGGTGATGGTCGATCTGGAGCGGGCATTGGGCGTAGAGGAGGTTCGCGAGCTTTTGAGAGAAGCTGCGGGCGTGGCGGTGCTTGATGATCCGGCGCAGAACGCGTATCCGCTGGCTCGCAAGGCCGCCGGCACCGACCCCTGCTGGGTGGGCCGACTTCGCCAGGACCGCGACCGCCCCAACACGCTGCATTTCTGGGTGGTGGCCGACAATTTGCGAAAGGGCGCGGCGCTCAACGCCGTGCAGATCGCCGAGGCGCTCATCGCGCAGTAA
- a CDS encoding MYXO-CTERM sorting domain-containing protein — translation MMNSKKWALALLGATALGTVPTGEAEARDPRQSQYVQSTEAAALGDALISDNGATITAGIDVCRKQIEADAQVKFSFTTTYASDPAVGSAEQFFEGPYIYELSRGANDAVNCREDEAPDCQTLDEDALTLVDGVAEVEVALRELVGFSNAELCETEATDMEHFVQLHILTDLSNLETGADYTEGRVIMDLIRPEAPALDSEAYATATTMRLTLELSEDDEDDLSYYAVVSAEPFEAGQLDEVPARGDGISFTVNPATGEGEVAVNLEEGTVAYVAVAARDEAGNYSLLSNDIEVEVLETEDFWDYYVDAGGAETGGYGCASTGGSSTSLWTLLVATMVLGVGRRRRRQSDDDARCA, via the coding sequence ATGATGAATTCGAAGAAATGGGCGTTGGCGCTGCTGGGAGCCACCGCGTTGGGGACGGTGCCTACTGGTGAGGCGGAGGCGCGCGACCCGCGCCAGTCTCAGTATGTGCAGAGTACGGAGGCTGCCGCGCTGGGTGACGCGCTCATCAGCGACAACGGCGCCACCATCACAGCGGGCATCGACGTCTGCCGCAAGCAGATTGAAGCCGACGCGCAGGTGAAGTTCTCCTTTACGACCACCTACGCCAGCGATCCCGCCGTGGGCAGCGCCGAGCAGTTCTTTGAAGGGCCCTACATCTACGAGCTGTCGCGGGGGGCGAACGACGCGGTCAACTGTCGTGAAGATGAGGCCCCCGACTGCCAGACGCTCGATGAGGATGCGCTCACCCTGGTCGATGGCGTGGCGGAGGTGGAGGTCGCGCTGCGCGAGCTGGTGGGGTTCAGCAACGCGGAGCTCTGCGAGACGGAAGCCACCGATATGGAGCATTTTGTGCAGCTTCATATCCTGACCGATCTCAGCAACCTGGAGACGGGAGCCGACTATACCGAGGGGCGGGTCATCATGGATCTGATCCGCCCGGAGGCTCCCGCGCTGGATAGCGAGGCGTACGCCACGGCCACCACGATGCGCCTTACCCTGGAGCTCTCCGAGGACGACGAAGACGATCTCTCCTACTACGCCGTGGTGAGCGCCGAACCCTTTGAGGCGGGGCAGCTCGATGAGGTGCCCGCCAGAGGGGATGGGATTTCGTTCACCGTTAACCCGGCCACTGGCGAGGGGGAGGTCGCGGTGAACCTCGAAGAGGGCACCGTGGCCTATGTGGCCGTGGCCGCGCGGGATGAAGCGGGCAACTACAGCCTGCTCTCCAACGACATTGAAGTCGAGGTGCTTGAGACCGAGGACTTCTGGGACTACTACGTCGATGCCGGCGGCGCGGAAACCGGCGGCTACGGGTGCGCCAGCACCGGCGGCAGCTCGACCAGCCTGTGGACGCTTCTGGTGGCGACGATGGTGCTGGGTGTGGGGCGACGCCGTCGCCGCCAATCTGACGATGATGCGCGCTGCGCTTGA